The DNA region TTTCAATGGTCGGTGTCATAGTGTAAAGAAGTTTGAAGCATTTTACGGAATGACTTTTTTACGTACTTTCCTACCCTTAATACCTCCTCAAATACATATGGCATTCGGTTTAACTAATGTTGTCTTGGACGATTTGTTGCCAAGACTTAGGTACTTAAGGGTTCTTTCTTTGTGTGGGTATGTGATCTATGATTTGCCcgacttttttgaaaatttaaaacatcTACGATACTTAAATTTGTCCAGAACTCCAATTTGTCCAGAACTCCAATCACATGTTTACCTGATTCTTTGTGTACTCTTTATCATTTGGAGACTTTACTATTAAGAAATTGTTCAGAGCTCAATAATTTACCCTCTAAGATCGGAAACCTTGTCAACTTGCATTTTCTGGATATTAGAGGTGCGGATTCAATGGAAAAGATGCCCTCCGGATTTGATCAGCTAATCAAGCTTCAAACGTTATCTGATTTTGTTGTAGGGGAAGGTGATGGACATCTTATTAGAGAATTGAAAAATTTGTCGAACCTTAGAGGTAATTTTCGTCTTTCTGGGTTGGAGAATGTTAATGGTCAAGATGCGAGGGAAGCTAAATTAAATGAGAAGCTAGGGATTGATGTGTTAGAACTACGATGGGGTACATACTTGAAGAATAATACAAggaaaaaagaagttgaagagcGGGTGTTGGAATTTCTTTGTCCTCAGAAAAAGGTTAAGCAACTCATCATTGCGAATTACGGTGGTGCAAAATTCTCGACTTGGATAGGAAATCCTTCCTTCCAGAATTTGTCGTCTCTGAAGCTTCGCAATTGTAAAAATTGCAAATCACTACCATCAGTTGGAAGGTTGCCATTGTTAAAAGATCTTTCAATTTTTGGTTTCGATCAGGTACAAAAGATTGGTGTTGAGTTCTTTGGAGAAAATGAATTGAACCCATTTGCATCACTAGAGATTCTGTCTTTTGTGAGTCTTCCAAACTGGAAGGAGTGGGACAGTTGTGAAGGAGACGAGAAGGTTTTGAAATTTCCCAACCTTCGTAAGCTTTCAATCAATGCCTGTCCTCAATTGTTGGGAAGGTTGCCTACCCATGTTTCCTCCTTGCAGATACTTGAAATTGATGGGTGTAGAAGGTTGGTAGTTTCAATATCAAGTTTCCCAACACTGTGTGAATTAAGTATTCGAGGGTGTGCAGAAGTGGTGGATGATCGCTCTTCTCCTGCAAATGAGGTTTCCTCTTTGCAAACTTTGTCTCTTTCTAACATTTCAAAGTTTAATATTCCAGCAGATCGGATAATGCTGAGGTTTGGAAACTCAGAACATTTTCGAATTGTTGGTTGGGAGGAGTTGGCATCTTTATCACAACATGGGTTAAGTTTTGTTGGACATCGTTTCATTACGATTGAGTATTGTCCTCAATTGCACTCTTTGGAAACTGAGGAAGCCAAATTGCAACCTGACAAGATTTCACATGTTGAATCTCTGGTGATAGGTGGCTGTGGTAGGCTCAATAGACTGCCAAAATTCTTACTTGAACTCACATTCCTTACAGTGATGAAAATTTATCATTGTCTAGGCTTGGTTTCTTTTGCAGGGAATAACTTACCTCCGAATTTAAAAAAGCTGCACATTTTAGGATGTACGAATTTGGAGTATTTGGTTGATGAAATAGAAGATAATAAGAGTATGAGTAGTACCCTCTGTCTTCTTGAGGACTTGAAAATAGAATGGTGTGGATCTCTAATGTCTTTGTCATTGAAGGGGCACAAAAATATTTGCAATCAGCTTCAATGTCTCCAAATTACCCACTGCTTAAAGCTGAGTTGCCTATTTTCAAACATCATGTTCCCCATAACGCTTAAACATTTGAAAATTGATGGATGTCCAGAGTTGGAATACATTGCCGAAGAGTTTGAGGAAACCGCTTGTCTTGAATCTATTCGAATTGAGAGTTCTGGAATTAAATCT from Gossypium hirsutum isolate 1008001.06 chromosome A04, Gossypium_hirsutum_v2.1, whole genome shotgun sequence includes:
- the LOC121227943 gene encoding putative disease resistance protein At3g14460; this encodes MEKMPSGFDQLIKLQTLSDFVVGEGDGHLIRELKNLSNLRGNFRLSGLENVNGQDAREAKLNEKLGIDVLELRWGTYLKNNTRKKEVEERVLEFLCPQKKVKQLIIANYGGAKFSTWIGNPSFQNLSSLKLRNCKNCKSLPSVGRLPLLKDLSIFGFDQVQKIGVEFFGENELNPFASLEILSFVSLPNWKEWDSCEGDEKVLKFPNLRKLSINACPQLLGRLPTHVSSLQILEIDGCRRLVVSISSFPTLCELSIRGCAEVVDDRSSPANEVSSLQTLSLSNISKFNIPADRIMLRFGNSEHFRIVGWEELASLSQHGLSFVGHRFITIEYCPQLHSLETEEAKLQPDKISHVESLVIGGCGRLNRLPKFLLELTFLTVMKIYHCLGLVSFAGNNLPPNLKKLHILGCTNLEYLVDEIEDNKSMSSTLCLLEDLKIEWCGSLMSLSLKGHKNICNQLQCLQITHCLKLSCLFSNIMFPITLKHLKIDGCPELEYIAEEFEETACLESIRIESSGIKSLPRRLDKLFHLQEIRLRKCSNLVSFEESELLSINLRAFSADGCGNVGALPKCMVSITSLRHLCVFDCSADISFPSEGFPANLTSLEISNAPKIYRSPVEWGLNRLTSLQHLVIGGGGCSNVVSFPEEGIGMMCLLLSPLSAFQILRIWNSCSPGAFKTSPLFKN